Proteins encoded together in one Pirellulales bacterium window:
- the rpoB gene encoding DNA-directed RNA polymerase subunit beta: MATSAERRLRPKEVRRFGSIQEHHGIPDLTDIQTRSYQAFLQLEEAQADRKDEGLEGVLREIFPIESYDKTLRLEYLRYELGKPRYEPDECRQLRLTYGRPFKVWLRLTKEQPIEEEVYLGDMPIMIGGGEFIINGAERVVVSQLHRSPGVDFVSDMEGNERRLHSCRIIPERGSWIELNVNKKDSLTVRIDQSGKFSAMMLLRAMDPKYSQNAQLIRCFYETTNETVVDGRSAGKLEGKIAVNDVVYPAASERAGEIILESGQKITKNAAEIICTSGLTSVEVMPDVKDPLIFNCLQEDNTASHEEALLKIYQRLRPGNPPQLEKARALFHEKFFDTNRYRLGKVGRFRINRKLALKIPETEMTLRPDDLIASIKYLLHLRGDDAGFEIDDIDHLGNRRLRTIDELACDELRKGFLKLRRTVQERMSLKDVEDLTPRSLINPKSISAAIEYFFGRGELSQVVDQTNPLSMLTHERRLSALGPGGLNRKRAGFEVRDVHISHYGRICPIETPEGTNIGLISSLAIYAGVDSYGFLVTPYRKVTKGKVTEEVEWLRADQESEAYLAPADAVIEKGRLHGDNIIARYRADFELVQADRIEYMDVAPSQMVGVSAGLIPFLEHDDANRALMGSNMQRQAVPLLVTEPPIVATGMERDVAQNSGMIVRARKKGTVTYVDADRIEIGSEVYPMRKFVGLNERTCQNQKPIIEIGQKVEKGEAIADGAATFRGELALGRNVLVGFMAWDGFNFEDAIIISEDLVKDDTYTSLHIEEFDIEIRETKLGREEFTRDIPNVSEKALRNLDEGGIVRIGTYVRPGDILVGKVSPKSKTELTPEEKLLHAIFGRAGEDVKNDSLEVPSGVEGIVIDTQKFSRRLSLSEDERKAFEKALKEAESEGNAHIATAFGAMVEEMESVLQRKLTDEEGAPLVRDQEHKFVAEQATRFRLERHDIRSPQRKADVEKTYKTMWPAVEVAIDERDRRLNSMKRGDELRSGVLQMVKVYVAAKRVISVGDKMAGRHGNKGVIAKILPREDMPFLADGTPVQILLNPLGVPSRMNVGQILETHLGWAGAKLGFQAITPVFDGATEEVIRGCLDEAKLPRHGKAQLHDGRTGERLEQETTVGYIYMLKLHHLVDDKVHARSTGPYSLITQQPLGGKARFGGQRFGEMEVWALEAYGAAYVLQELLTVKSDDVEGRTKIYESMVKGENTLEAGTPASFDVLTNEIRGLGLNMQLEKRRV, from the coding sequence ATGGCCACTTCGGCAGAACGACGTCTCCGGCCCAAAGAAGTCCGTCGCTTCGGCTCCATCCAGGAACATCACGGCATCCCCGATCTTACGGACATACAAACCCGCAGCTACCAGGCTTTCCTGCAACTCGAGGAAGCACAGGCGGACCGTAAGGACGAAGGACTCGAGGGGGTGCTGCGCGAGATTTTCCCGATCGAGAGCTACGACAAGACCCTGCGCCTGGAATACCTCCGCTACGAGTTGGGCAAGCCCCGCTACGAGCCGGACGAATGTCGTCAATTGCGCCTGACCTATGGGCGCCCCTTCAAGGTGTGGCTGCGCTTGACCAAAGAGCAGCCCATCGAGGAAGAGGTTTATCTCGGCGACATGCCGATCATGATCGGCGGCGGCGAGTTCATCATCAACGGTGCCGAACGCGTCGTGGTCAGCCAGTTGCATCGCAGCCCGGGCGTCGACTTCGTCAGCGACATGGAAGGCAATGAGCGGCGCTTGCATAGTTGCCGTATCATTCCCGAGCGTGGCAGCTGGATCGAGCTGAACGTCAACAAAAAAGACAGCCTGACGGTGCGCATCGACCAGAGCGGCAAGTTCTCGGCCATGATGCTGTTGCGGGCCATGGACCCGAAATACAGCCAGAACGCGCAGCTGATTCGCTGCTTCTATGAAACGACCAACGAGACGGTCGTCGACGGTCGCAGCGCCGGCAAGCTGGAAGGCAAGATCGCCGTCAATGACGTCGTCTATCCCGCGGCGAGCGAGAGGGCCGGCGAGATTATCCTGGAGAGCGGACAGAAGATCACCAAGAACGCGGCCGAGATCATCTGCACGTCGGGCTTGACGTCGGTCGAAGTCATGCCGGACGTGAAGGATCCGCTGATCTTCAATTGCTTGCAGGAGGACAACACCGCCAGCCATGAAGAGGCCTTGCTGAAGATTTATCAACGCCTCCGGCCAGGCAACCCTCCGCAGTTGGAAAAGGCGCGGGCCCTGTTCCACGAGAAGTTCTTCGACACGAACCGCTACCGTTTGGGCAAGGTCGGCCGCTTTCGTATCAATCGCAAGCTGGCGCTGAAGATTCCCGAAACGGAAATGACCCTCCGTCCCGACGACTTGATCGCCTCGATCAAATACCTGCTGCACCTGCGCGGCGACGATGCCGGATTCGAGATCGACGATATCGATCACTTGGGCAATCGCCGGCTACGCACGATCGACGAGTTGGCCTGCGACGAACTGCGCAAGGGCTTCCTCAAGCTCCGCCGCACGGTTCAAGAGCGGATGAGCCTGAAGGACGTCGAAGACCTCACCCCGCGCAGCCTGATCAACCCCAAGAGCATCTCGGCGGCGATTGAATACTTCTTTGGCCGCGGCGAGTTGTCGCAAGTAGTCGACCAGACCAACCCGCTGTCGATGCTCACGCACGAGCGGCGGCTGTCGGCCCTCGGCCCTGGCGGTTTGAATCGCAAGCGTGCCGGGTTTGAAGTCCGCGACGTGCATATTTCGCACTACGGCCGTATCTGTCCGATCGAAACGCCGGAAGGTACGAACATCGGTTTGATTTCCAGCCTGGCCATTTATGCCGGCGTGGATTCCTACGGATTCCTGGTCACGCCGTATCGCAAGGTCACAAAGGGCAAGGTCACCGAGGAAGTGGAGTGGCTGCGGGCCGATCAAGAGAGCGAAGCTTACCTGGCGCCGGCCGACGCGGTGATTGAGAAGGGTCGTCTGCACGGCGACAACATCATCGCCCGCTATCGAGCCGACTTTGAATTGGTCCAGGCCGACCGCATCGAGTACATGGACGTGGCACCGAGCCAAATGGTCGGTGTCTCGGCCGGTTTGATTCCGTTCCTCGAGCACGACGACGCCAACCGCGCCTTGATGGGATCCAACATGCAGCGGCAAGCGGTGCCGCTACTGGTTACCGAGCCGCCGATCGTGGCGACCGGCATGGAGCGCGACGTCGCACAAAACTCGGGCATGATCGTTCGGGCCCGCAAGAAGGGGACCGTCACATACGTCGACGCCGATCGCATCGAGATCGGTTCCGAAGTTTACCCGATGCGGAAGTTCGTCGGTCTCAACGAGCGTACCTGCCAGAATCAGAAGCCCATCATCGAGATCGGCCAGAAGGTCGAGAAGGGTGAAGCGATCGCCGACGGGGCCGCCACCTTCCGCGGTGAATTGGCCCTGGGACGCAACGTGCTCGTTGGCTTCATGGCCTGGGACGGCTTCAACTTCGAGGACGCGATCATCATCAGCGAGGATCTGGTGAAGGACGATACCTACACCTCGCTGCACATCGAAGAGTTCGATATCGAAATTCGCGAGACCAAGCTCGGCCGCGAAGAGTTCACCCGCGACATTCCCAACGTCAGCGAGAAGGCACTTCGCAATCTCGATGAGGGGGGCATCGTGCGGATCGGCACCTATGTCCGTCCAGGCGACATCCTGGTGGGCAAGGTCTCGCCGAAGTCGAAGACCGAGCTGACGCCGGAAGAAAAACTGCTGCACGCCATTTTCGGCCGTGCCGGCGAAGACGTGAAGAACGACTCGCTCGAGGTTCCTTCGGGCGTAGAAGGTATCGTCATCGACACGCAGAAGTTCTCGCGTCGTTTGAGCCTGTCGGAAGACGAGCGCAAGGCCTTCGAAAAAGCCTTGAAAGAAGCCGAATCCGAAGGCAACGCCCATATCGCCACGGCCTTCGGGGCGATGGTCGAAGAGATGGAAAGCGTTCTGCAACGCAAGCTCACCGACGAAGAAGGGGCTCCGCTGGTCCGTGACCAGGAGCACAAGTTCGTCGCCGAGCAGGCCACGCGCTTCCGCCTGGAACGGCACGACATCCGCAGCCCGCAACGCAAGGCCGACGTCGAGAAAACCTACAAGACGATGTGGCCGGCGGTCGAGGTCGCGATCGACGAGCGCGATCGCCGTCTCAATTCGATGAAGCGTGGCGACGAGCTGCGCAGCGGCGTGCTGCAAATGGTCAAGGTCTATGTGGCTGCCAAGCGCGTCATCTCGGTCGGCGACAAGATGGCCGGCCGGCACGGTAACAAGGGTGTGATCGCCAAGATCCTGCCCCGCGAGGACATGCCATTCCTGGCCGATGGAACGCCCGTGCAGATCCTGCTCAATCCGCTGGGCGTGCCCAGCCGTATGAACGTCGGTCAGATTCTGGAGACGCACCTAGGTTGGGCCGGCGCCAAGCTCGGCTTCCAGGCGATTACCCCGGTATTCGATGGTGCCACCGAGGAAGTGATTCGTGGTTGCCTGGACGAGGCCAAATTGCCGCGTCACGGCAAAGCCCAACTGCACGACGGCCGCACCGGTGAGCGGCTCGAGCAGGAAACGACCGTGGGCTACATCTACATGCTGAAGTTGCACCACCTGGTGGACGACAAGGTCCATGCCCGTTCGACCGGTCCTTACTCGTTGATCACGCAGCAACCGTTGGGCGGCAAGGCCCGCTTCGGCGGTCAGCGTTTTGGCGAAATGGAAGTCTGGGCACTAGAAGCCTACGGGGCGGCCTACGTCCTGCAGGAGTTGTTGACCGTGAAGAGCGACGACGTGGAAGGACGTACCAAGATTTACGAATCGATGGTCAAGGGAGAAAACACCTTGGAAGCCGGCACGCCCGCCAGCTTCGACGTACTGACGAACGAGATTCGCGGCCTTGGCTTGAACATGCAATTGGAAAAGCGCCGCGTGTAA
- the rpoC gene encoding DNA-directed RNA polymerase subunit beta', translated as MSTGESSYDRINDYASVKISLARPHDIRSWSFGEVKKPETINYRTYRPEKDGLFCERIFGPEKDWECACGKYRGMKYKGMICDRCGVKVTHSRVRRKRMGHIELAAPVAHIWFFKAMPSRLGNLLDMKTTSMEKVIYFQDYVVVDPKDTPLKKQQLLTEEEYRAARETYGEGSFDADMGAEAVRKLLVSLDLVQLSVDLRKNLAETGSKQKQKDLINRLKIVESIRDSDNKPEWMILDVIPVIPPDLRPLVLLDSGNFATSDLNDLYRRIINRNNRLKKLVDLNAPEVIIRNEKRMLQQSVDALFDNNRCKRPVLGSSNRPLKSLTDMIKGKQGRFRENLLGKRVDYSARSVIVVGPALRLHQCGLPKKIALELFQPFIIRRLKELGHADTIKSAKKMLERKDDEVWDILEEVIRNHPVLLNRAPTLHRIGIQAFEPTLVEGNAIKLHPLVCRGFNADFDGDQMAVHLPLSIEAQVEAHTLMMSTNNIFSPANGAPIISPSQDVVMGCYYITMPLPECKGDGMQFSSFPEVHLAYSLGKVGTHARIKVKLPPTRSLKTEADQESQPGAIIETTVGRVMFNDVLPDRMPFYNIPMRSSELAKVISDCYAILGRRATIDLLDDMNRTGFRASTMSGLSFATDDLITPPTKSKIIGDAEKTVLKFQKLYQRGVITEVERYNQVLDAWTHARERITTEMMAELENDHRKAGYVNPIYLMAHSGARGGVEQIRQLAGMRGLMAKPSGQIIETPIKANFREGLTVLEYFSSTHGARKGLADTALKTADSGYLTRKLADVAQNVVVTMHNCGTTQGITKGVIYRGEKVEVRLADSIRGRVSRANIVNPITDEVLVREDDLITLDIARRIEDLGLEKIQVRSPMTCDAALGVCRLCYGMDLSTSSMVEEGMAVGIIAAQSIGEPGTQLTMRTFHIGGTAARAVEESEIRAKKQGIAKFTRLKVVRNDEGQQVVLTRNGEISLMDPKGRELEKYEIPAGANLLVDDNQEVMPGVVLCQWDPHSIPILAEVGGKVRYEDVIDGETMRLERDPSGHQRKMIIEHKGDLHPQVVLEDSSGKILDFYYLPEKAHIEVNEGDQISAGTLLAKTPREVSGTQDITGGLPRVTEIFEARKPKDPAVIAEVDGTVELLGEKRRGKRTIIVRSESGIEREHLVSHGKHLRVHASDFVRAGEALVDGPLVPHDILRISGEEAVQHYLVREIQNVYRSQRVDIDDKHIEIIVAQMLRKVRIESVGDTGLLPGSVMDRFEFRGVNQNLTSCVKISEKGDSDFAPGSIVPKDALEQVNAQIEALGGDPAKGTRPKPATASTQLLGITKAAVQSASFISAASFQETTKVLTEAALAGKIDRLVGLKENVILGHLVPAGTGFHTYQESEVRIRPEALEALAAEKDRTLARSFPLLEGVEDGNGASSAETARKDAAQSAPAGSLDALLGGGSHEPKSEE; from the coding sequence GTGAGTACTGGCGAAAGCTCTTACGATCGGATAAACGATTACGCCTCGGTCAAGATCAGCCTGGCCCGGCCGCACGACATTCGCAGCTGGTCGTTCGGCGAGGTGAAGAAGCCCGAAACGATCAACTACCGCACCTACCGCCCGGAAAAGGACGGTCTGTTTTGCGAGCGCATCTTTGGCCCGGAAAAGGACTGGGAATGCGCCTGCGGCAAGTATCGCGGCATGAAGTACAAGGGCATGATCTGCGACCGCTGCGGCGTCAAGGTCACGCACAGCCGCGTGCGCCGCAAGCGCATGGGGCACATCGAGCTGGCGGCCCCGGTCGCCCACATCTGGTTCTTCAAGGCTATGCCGAGCCGGCTGGGCAACCTGCTGGACATGAAGACCACCAGCATGGAAAAGGTCATCTATTTCCAGGACTACGTGGTCGTCGATCCCAAGGACACGCCGCTGAAAAAGCAGCAGCTGTTGACTGAGGAAGAGTATCGCGCCGCCCGCGAGACCTACGGTGAGGGCTCGTTTGACGCCGACATGGGTGCCGAAGCGGTCCGTAAGCTGCTGGTCAGCCTGGACCTGGTGCAATTGTCAGTCGATCTGCGCAAGAACCTGGCCGAGACCGGTTCCAAGCAAAAGCAGAAAGACCTGATCAACCGCTTGAAGATCGTGGAGTCGATCCGCGACAGCGACAACAAGCCCGAGTGGATGATCCTGGATGTGATTCCGGTTATTCCGCCGGACCTGCGTCCGCTGGTGCTGTTGGACTCGGGCAATTTCGCCACCAGCGATCTGAACGATCTCTACCGCCGCATCATCAACCGCAACAACCGGTTGAAGAAGCTTGTCGACCTGAATGCTCCGGAAGTGATCATTCGCAACGAAAAACGCATGTTGCAGCAATCGGTCGACGCCTTGTTCGACAACAACCGCTGCAAGCGCCCCGTGCTGGGTTCCAGCAACCGGCCGCTGAAGTCGCTCACCGACATGATCAAGGGGAAGCAAGGGCGCTTCCGCGAGAACCTGTTGGGCAAGCGCGTCGATTACTCGGCACGCAGCGTGATCGTGGTCGGTCCGGCCCTGCGTTTGCACCAGTGCGGCTTGCCGAAGAAGATCGCCCTGGAATTGTTCCAGCCGTTCATCATCCGACGGCTGAAAGAGCTGGGGCACGCCGACACGATCAAAAGCGCCAAGAAGATGCTGGAGCGCAAGGACGACGAGGTGTGGGATATCCTCGAAGAGGTTATCCGCAACCACCCCGTACTGTTGAATCGTGCTCCGACGTTGCACCGCATCGGCATTCAGGCTTTCGAGCCGACGCTGGTCGAAGGTAACGCCATCAAGCTGCACCCGTTGGTCTGCCGCGGCTTCAACGCCGACTTCGATGGCGATCAGATGGCCGTACATTTGCCGCTGTCGATCGAGGCTCAGGTAGAAGCGCACACGTTGATGATGTCGACCAACAACATCTTCAGCCCCGCCAACGGCGCGCCGATCATCAGCCCGTCGCAGGACGTGGTGATGGGTTGCTATTACATCACCATGCCGTTGCCCGAATGCAAAGGGGACGGCATGCAGTTCAGCTCGTTCCCCGAGGTGCATTTGGCTTACTCGTTGGGCAAGGTCGGCACGCACGCGCGGATCAAGGTCAAGCTGCCTCCCACGCGTAGTCTGAAGACCGAAGCCGATCAAGAGAGCCAGCCGGGCGCCATCATCGAGACCACGGTCGGTCGCGTGATGTTCAACGACGTGCTGCCGGACCGCATGCCGTTCTACAACATCCCCATGCGTTCCAGCGAGTTGGCCAAGGTTATTTCGGATTGCTACGCCATCCTGGGACGGCGGGCTACGATCGACTTGTTGGACGACATGAATCGGACGGGCTTCCGCGCCAGCACCATGAGCGGCCTGTCCTTCGCCACCGACGATCTGATCACCCCGCCGACCAAGAGCAAGATCATCGGCGACGCCGAGAAGACCGTCCTCAAGTTTCAGAAGCTCTATCAACGCGGCGTGATCACCGAGGTCGAGCGTTACAACCAGGTGCTGGATGCCTGGACGCACGCTCGCGAGCGAATCACGACCGAGATGATGGCCGAGCTAGAGAACGACCATCGCAAGGCGGGCTACGTCAACCCGATCTACTTGATGGCGCACTCCGGTGCCCGCGGTGGTGTCGAGCAGATTCGCCAGCTGGCCGGCATGCGTGGTTTGATGGCCAAGCCGTCGGGTCAGATTATCGAGACGCCGATCAAGGCCAACTTCCGCGAAGGTCTGACCGTGCTGGAATATTTCAGCTCGACGCACGGTGCCCGCAAGGGGTTGGCCGATACGGCCCTGAAGACGGCCGACAGCGGTTACTTGACCCGCAAGCTGGCCGACGTGGCGCAGAACGTCGTGGTGACGATGCACAATTGCGGCACCACGCAAGGCATCACCAAGGGCGTGATTTATCGCGGCGAGAAGGTCGAAGTGCGGTTGGCGGATTCGATTCGCGGCCGTGTCAGCCGTGCCAATATCGTCAACCCCATCACGGACGAAGTGCTAGTCCGCGAAGACGATTTGATCACGCTCGATATCGCGCGGCGCATCGAGGACCTCGGTCTGGAAAAGATTCAGGTCCGCAGCCCGATGACTTGCGACGCGGCTCTCGGCGTGTGCCGGCTGTGCTACGGCATGGATCTTTCGACCAGTTCCATGGTCGAGGAAGGGATGGCCGTGGGAATCATCGCCGCCCAAAGCATCGGCGAGCCGGGCACCCAGCTCACCATGCGTACGTTCCACATCGGTGGTACGGCCGCTCGCGCGGTGGAAGAGAGCGAGATCCGCGCCAAGAAGCAGGGTATCGCCAAGTTCACCCGCCTGAAGGTGGTCCGCAACGACGAAGGTCAGCAAGTCGTGTTGACCCGCAACGGCGAAATCTCGTTGATGGACCCCAAGGGTCGCGAGTTGGAGAAGTACGAGATTCCCGCCGGTGCCAACCTGCTGGTCGACGACAATCAAGAGGTCATGCCCGGTGTCGTCCTCTGTCAGTGGGATCCGCACAGCATCCCGATTCTGGCCGAGGTCGGTGGTAAGGTTCGCTACGAAGACGTCATCGACGGCGAGACGATGCGGCTCGAGCGCGATCCCAGTGGTCACCAACGCAAGATGATCATCGAGCACAAGGGAGACCTGCATCCGCAAGTCGTGCTGGAAGATAGCAGCGGCAAGATTCTCGACTTCTACTATCTGCCCGAAAAGGCCCATATCGAAGTCAACGAGGGGGACCAGATCTCGGCCGGTACGCTGCTGGCCAAGACGCCCCGCGAGGTGTCCGGTACGCAGGACATCACCGGCGGTCTGCCGCGCGTGACCGAGATCTTCGAGGCTCGCAAGCCCAAGGATCCCGCGGTCATTGCCGAAGTCGACGGTACGGTGGAGCTGTTGGGCGAAAAGCGTCGCGGCAAGCGCACGATCATCGTCCGCAGCGAAAGCGGCATCGAGCGCGAACACCTTGTCTCGCACGGTAAGCACTTGCGTGTCCATGCCAGCGACTTTGTGCGTGCCGGCGAGGCATTGGTCGACGGTCCGCTTGTGCCGCACGATATTTTGCGGATCTCGGGCGAAGAGGCCGTGCAGCATTACCTGGTCCGCGAGATTCAGAACGTCTATCGCAGCCAACGCGTCGATATCGACGACAAGCACATCGAGATCATCGTCGCCCAGATGCTCCGCAAGGTCCGCATCGAAAGCGTCGGCGATACCGGCTTGTTGCCGGGCAGCGTGATGGACCGCTTCGAGTTCCGCGGAGTGAACCAGAACCTGACCAGCTGCGTCAAGATTTCGGAAAAGGGAGACAGCGACTTCGCCCCCGGTTCGATCGTGCCGAAAGACGCGCTCGAACAGGTCAACGCGCAGATCGAGGCACTGGGTGGCGACCCCGCTAAGGGAACCCGCCCCAAGCCCGCCACGGCCAGCACGCAATTGTTGGGCATTACGAAGGCGGCCGTGCAAAGTGCCAGCTTCATTTCCGCTGCCAGTTTCCAGGAAACCACGAAGGTGCTCACCGAGGCGGCCTTGGCCGGCAAGATCGACCGCTTGGTGGGGTTGAAGGAAAACGTTATTTTGGGCCACTTGGTTCCGGCCGGTACCGGCTTCCACACCTACCAAGAGTCGGAAGTTCGCATCCGGCCCGAGGCGCTGGAAGCGCTGGCGGCGGAGAAGGATCGTACCCTGGCCCGCAGCTTCCCGCTTTTGGAAGGGGTGGAAGACGGCAACGGTGCTTCGAGCGCCGAGACGGCTCGCAAGGACGCTGCCCAAAGTGCCCCGGCTGGCAGCCTGGACGCTTTGCTAGGGGGTGGTTCGCACGAGCCGAAATCAGAAGAGTAA
- the rpsL gene encoding 30S ribosomal protein S12 — MPTINQLVKRGRRQPRKFSKSPVLDRCPQKRGVCLQVKTMTPKKPNSALRKIARVRLSNGKEVTVYIPGEGHSLQEHSIVLVRGGRVRDLPGVRYHVVRGALDTLGVTGRKQSRSLYGAKKG; from the coding sequence ATGCCAACGATCAATCAGCTTGTAAAGCGTGGGCGCCGCCAGCCGCGCAAGTTCAGCAAGTCGCCGGTTTTGGACCGCTGTCCGCAAAAGCGCGGCGTGTGCTTGCAGGTCAAGACGATGACTCCCAAGAAGCCGAACTCGGCTTTGCGGAAGATCGCCCGCGTGCGGTTGTCCAATGGCAAAGAGGTCACGGTCTACATTCCGGGCGAAGGACACAGCCTGCAGGAACACTCGATCGTGCTCGTCCGCGGTGGTCGCGTCCGCGATCTACCGGGTGTGCGCTATCACGTGGTTCGCGGGGCGCTCGATACCTTGGGCGTGACGGGCCGCAAGCAATCGCGGAGCCTGTACGGGGCCAAGAAGGGTTAG
- the rpsG gene encoding 30S ribosomal protein S7, which translates to MGRITASRKSLAPDPRYGSLLASKFINCLMHDGKKSTGQRVFYQALDIVHDKIKDVEPIEVFTQAVSNVKPEVEVRSKRVGGAAYQVPMQVNRNRQQSLAIRWILLAVREKKGRPMHEKLAEEFVAAYNREGAAVSRRENVHRMADANKAFAHFAW; encoded by the coding sequence ATGGGTCGTATCACCGCCAGCCGTAAGTCTCTCGCTCCGGATCCCCGTTATGGCTCGCTGCTGGCGTCGAAGTTTATCAACTGCTTGATGCACGACGGCAAAAAGAGCACCGGGCAACGGGTGTTTTACCAAGCACTCGACATCGTCCACGACAAGATCAAGGACGTCGAACCGATCGAGGTCTTTACGCAGGCCGTAAGTAACGTTAAGCCCGAGGTCGAGGTCCGTTCGAAGCGCGTCGGCGGTGCCGCTTATCAGGTGCCGATGCAAGTGAACCGCAATCGGCAGCAATCGCTGGCGATTCGCTGGATCCTGCTGGCCGTGCGCGAGAAGAAGGGGCGTCCCATGCACGAGAAGTTGGCCGAAGAGTTCGTTGCCGCCTACAATCGCGAGGGCGCCGCGGTCTCGCGCCGCGAGAACGTGCATCGTATGGCCGACGCCAACAAGGCGTTCGCCCATTTCGCCTGGTAA
- the fusA gene encoding elongation factor G, whose protein sequence is MARQLSSLRNIGIIAHIDAGKTTLTERMLFYSGTTHRMGDVDRGNTVTDFDPEEQERGITIQAACVTFRWKGVVVNLIDTPGHVDFTAEVERSLRVLDGGVVVFSAREGVEAQSETVWRQADRYKVPRIAFINKMDREGADFFGTFEEIRKRLEGHPLAIQIPIGVGPPHLPEAFRGVIDLVRMKMLTFTKESQGSEQVENEIPAEHLAEAELWRGQMLDQLFDYSNELGELLLAEEDVPAELIQSVIRSATIHSFVVPVLCGSALDHTGVQPVLDAVASYLPSPADKPAVEGTDPQKPDIKLIRKPATDEPFCGLVFKIQADKHGDLHYVRIYSGLLKGNTRASNPRTDKKENISQLWHIQADRREQVESVEAGDIVGIIGLRNSVTGDTLCDPKHPILLEAIAFPETVISMAIEPESSAERKKLADALDMLKRQDPTFRAQESQETGQTLISGMGELHLEVIKHRLLRDFKLNVRVHKPRVSYRETVQKAVEITGECHQQVGGQSLFAKVRVRLEPNELDHPVVTIGKADTIPPQYLAAVMEVLTQQAEGGGSLGFPLMKVKITVLGGEVHETDSNELAFRRAAADAFHKSLQAAGIVLLEPIMKIEIVLPEEYMGDFVADLQQRRAIITDTHARGRNTVIEAEAPLATLFGYSGAMRGLSQGRASASISPAHYGPAPPEVAEGFM, encoded by the coding sequence ATGGCGCGCCAACTTTCCAGCCTTCGCAATATCGGCATCATTGCCCACATCGACGCGGGCAAGACCACGCTTACAGAGCGGATGCTGTTCTACAGCGGAACGACGCACCGCATGGGTGACGTCGACCGGGGGAACACGGTCACCGACTTCGATCCCGAGGAGCAGGAACGCGGCATCACGATCCAGGCCGCCTGCGTCACCTTTCGCTGGAAAGGAGTCGTCGTCAACCTGATCGACACGCCCGGGCATGTCGATTTCACAGCCGAGGTCGAGCGCAGCCTGCGCGTGCTGGACGGCGGCGTGGTGGTGTTCAGCGCCCGCGAAGGGGTCGAAGCCCAAAGCGAGACCGTGTGGCGCCAGGCCGACCGTTACAAGGTGCCGCGCATCGCCTTCATCAACAAGATGGATCGCGAGGGGGCCGACTTTTTTGGCACCTTCGAAGAGATTCGCAAACGGCTGGAAGGCCATCCGCTGGCGATTCAGATTCCGATCGGCGTCGGCCCGCCCCACTTGCCCGAGGCTTTTCGCGGCGTGATCGACCTGGTGCGCATGAAAATGCTCACGTTCACCAAGGAAAGCCAGGGTTCAGAGCAGGTCGAGAACGAGATCCCCGCCGAGCATCTGGCCGAGGCCGAATTGTGGCGTGGTCAGATGCTCGATCAACTGTTCGACTATTCGAACGAACTGGGTGAATTGCTGCTGGCCGAGGAAGATGTGCCGGCGGAATTGATTCAGAGCGTGATTCGCTCGGCCACGATTCACAGTTTTGTGGTGCCCGTGCTGTGCGGCTCGGCGCTCGATCATACCGGCGTGCAGCCGGTGCTGGACGCGGTCGCCAGCTATTTGCCCAGCCCCGCGGATAAGCCGGCGGTCGAAGGCACGGATCCGCAAAAGCCCGACATCAAGCTCATCCGCAAGCCCGCGACCGACGAGCCGTTTTGCGGGCTCGTGTTCAAGATTCAGGCCGACAAGCACGGCGACTTGCACTACGTCCGCATCTACTCGGGCCTGCTCAAGGGAAACACGCGGGCGTCGAATCCGCGCACCGACAAAAAAGAGAACATCAGCCAGCTGTGGCACATCCAGGCGGATCGCCGCGAGCAGGTCGAAAGCGTCGAAGCCGGCGACATCGTCGGCATCATTGGGCTGCGCAACTCGGTGACCGGTGATACGCTGTGCGATCCCAAGCATCCGATCCTGCTCGAGGCTATTGCCTTCCCCGAGACCGTCATCTCGATGGCGATCGAGCCCGAAAGCTCGGCCGAGCGCAAGAAGCTGGCCGACGCACTGGACATGCTCAAGCGGCAGGACCCCACGTTCCGCGCGCAAGAGAGCCAGGAAACGGGGCAAACCCTGATCAGCGGCATGGGCGAGTTGCACCTGGAAGTGATCAAGCACCGCTTGCTCCGCGATTTCAAGCTTAATGTGCGGGTTCACAAGCCACGGGTAAGCTACCGCGAGACCGTGCAGAAGGCCGTCGAGATCACCGGCGAATGCCATCAGCAGGTGGGCGGGCAGTCGCTGTTCGCCAAGGTGCGGGTCCGGCTCGAGCCGAACGAACTCGACCATCCCGTGGTCACCATCGGTAAGGCCGATACGATTCCGCCGCAGTACCTGGCCGCGGTCATGGAGGTGCTGACGCAACAGGCCGAAGGGGGCGGTTCGCTCGGCTTCCCGTTGATGAAGGTCAAGATCACGGTTCTGGGGGGCGAAGTCCACGAGACGGACTCCAACGAGCTGGCATTCCGGCGGGCCGCGGCCGACGCCTTTCACAAGTCGTTGCAGGCCGCGGGGATCGTCCTGCTGGAGCCGATCATGAAGATCGAGATCGTACTCCCCGAGGAATACATGGGGGATTTCGTGGCGGATCTGCAGCAACGACGGGCCATCATCACCGATACGCACGCGCGCGGCCGCAACACGGTCATCGAAGCCGAAGCCCCCTTGGCGACGTTGTTTGGTTACTCGGGAGCCATGCGGGGGTTGAGCCAGGGGCGGGCCTCGGCATCGATCTCGCCGGCCCATTATGGACCCGCACCACCCGAGGTGGCCGAAGGGTTTATGTAG